The following is a genomic window from Lysinibacillus sp. JNUCC-52.
TAATTGATGTCTGGTGTTTTCTTATAGTGATCTCCGTAAGATTCGAATTGATATTTCGTAAAAAGGATGGATATATTGTGTTTTATTTAAAAACTATTAGAAAAACAAAAGGGTTATCCCGTTACCAGTTAGCGAAACTATCAGGAGTGAAGGATTCTACTATCCAAATGATTGAAAATAGCGAGAATCCGAATCCTACTTTTAAAATCATGTGCAAATTAGCAGATGCATTAGAAGTAAGTTTGGATGATCTAAGGGGAGGTGAGAAGTTTGGTATGGAGCATGACAAAACCGAAGCGTAAGAAAAAGCGCAAAAAGCCTTTACCTTCGGATGAATTTCGAAATGTAAAAGGGGTTAAGCGTGAGCGGATGATTGCTGAAAGGAAAGCGAGACAACTTACGCAAGCACAGTTAGGAAAATTGGTTGGCTGTTCAACTGCAATGATAAGCGCTATTGAGAGTGGTCGAGTTAAACCAGGATTAGAGGTTTCATTGCAGTTGGAAGTTGTTCTGGAGACTTCAATTTTTGAATTATTTCCTGATTTATAAAAAAAGTACTTGACTTGGAGGGGGGCACATTTTTTCCAGTTAAAAAATAAAAAATGAATAAGTATGAAAGTTTATAAAAATCCATTATTTGTAAAGTGGTCAAATATGAATGAATTCGAATATTAATGAAAATAAATGTATGTATTTTTATTCCTCATTTGGAAAAATGGCAATTTGGTAATATAAAATCAAACCTTAAATGAGGAGGTGAGGGGGATGTATAGCGAGGAGTTTAAAGCGGAGATAAAAGAGGAATTTCGCAAGTTGCTTCGAGAGGAGTTGGAGAAGACATTTACACGAAAACCATTAATTTGTGAGTTACCGATTTTATTGACTCGTAATCAGTTGATGGAGTTATTCAATATAAAAAGTACAAAAGCGTCTGCGTTATTGAGGCGAGACGATTTCCCGAAGTTTTATGAAGCTGGTCGGGTACTAATTCCATCAAAAGCATTGTTGCAATGGATTGATGAGCATACCGAATGGGTTCAAACACATACCAAGTATTTTCAATCCGTTGGTTAATGTTTCATATTAAAATTTTATATCACAACAACGTAATATTGTATTCCGGAATGTGAAAGGTGGTGAGATGATGAAAATTGGCGCCATTTTGCAAGCCTGTCGTGAACGAGCAGGGTTGTCACAAGAAGAACTGGCATTTCGCATGAATCGATCGCAGTCCTGTATCTCAAAATTTGAAAATAGCGTAAAGATTCCTGATGCCATAACCTTTATGGAATGGTTTAAGCAAACAAATACGCAAGAGGTCGCTGTCGCATTTTTAATGGGGATGGATGGGCTAACGATTTTGCAAACATTGCTTCCGATGGTTGGTGGGTTTGTATGTTGGATTATTTTATGAAATTAGAAAGGAGAACACTATGGAAAAAATCAAAGCATTTTTAGCTTATCAAGATGCAACTAAATTCACATTGCATAGGGTAGCAAATGCAAATTTAGATATTTGTTATTCAAATTTTAAAATGATGGAATTGTTATCCATGTTAAAGGAAAAGCATGAAATGGCACAGAGTGCAGGTGTTTTAGCGATAGATTTTTATGATGGGATTTGTAATGTGCAAGTGTCGTATGACGATTTTCAACGTTTAACAGAAGGTGTTCAGGACATTCGCATTGAGCCGTCTCTGTGTTCTGAGTCTTATTATGAGTATTTAAATGCTGAAGTAGAGGGCATTCATTTAGTAGCTGTTCGTTCGAATGAAAAAGAAAAAATGCAAGCGCAATAGCACCTGCATAAAGGTTGAACTGTAGCTTTGGTCGGTCTCAGTTCGAAAATTTAATAAAAATCTTGTCCTTTTATTATGGACAAGAACTGGATAGAAGTCAATAAAGGAGGAACGGATATGAAAGAAGTTTTAGAGAAACTAAATACATTTCTGGCGCAGGAAGAAGAGTTGTTACGGGATTATGCGGTCGATGTAGCGGAAGCTTTCGATAGTTGTTTATATGTGAGCAATCAAAAGGATTACTTCGAACAAAAAGGGAGAGTCACTGCTATAAGAGCTGCTATTGAATTAGTGGAAGATTTAGAGAATCAATTGCAAATGGTGTGATTTATTTTTAGGGTTCATCAATTGTCTAATGAATTTGATGTTGCAACCTTGCACTTATAGGGTGGCGACAATTTGTCGCCACCCTTATGAAAGGAGAAGTCGCATGGATTTAACAGAGATTCAACACGCAGATAAAAAGGTGTTAACAACGGCACAAATTGCTGAGGCGTACGAAGTGGACAGTAAGTCGTTGATTCGAAATTTTCAACGAAACAAGGAGCATTATCAAGAAGGTACGCATTATTTTGCGCTTACAGGGGAGGCACTGAAACAATTTAAAGGTGGGCGACAAAATGACGCCACCCTCAAATTTGTATCATTGCTGTATTTGTGGA
Proteins encoded in this region:
- a CDS encoding helix-turn-helix domain-containing protein yields the protein MFYLKTIRKTKGLSRYQLAKLSGVKDSTIQMIENSENPNPTFKIMCKLADALEVSLDDLRGGEKFGMEHDKTEA
- a CDS encoding helix-turn-helix transcriptional regulator — its product is MVWSMTKPKRKKKRKKPLPSDEFRNVKGVKRERMIAERKARQLTQAQLGKLVGCSTAMISAIESGRVKPGLEVSLQLEVVLETSIFELFPDL
- a CDS encoding DNA-binding protein is translated as MYSEEFKAEIKEEFRKLLREELEKTFTRKPLICELPILLTRNQLMELFNIKSTKASALLRRDDFPKFYEAGRVLIPSKALLQWIDEHTEWVQTHTKYFQSVG
- a CDS encoding helix-turn-helix domain-containing protein; the protein is MMKIGAILQACRERAGLSQEELAFRMNRSQSCISKFENSVKIPDAITFMEWFKQTNTQEVAVAFLMGMDGLTILQTLLPMVGGFVCWIIL